The proteins below come from a single Chiloscyllium punctatum isolate Juve2018m chromosome 18, sChiPun1.3, whole genome shotgun sequence genomic window:
- the LOC140489063 gene encoding ferritin, middle subunit-like: protein MASQVCQNYHQDCEAAVNKQINLELTASYLYQSLMSYFDRDDVALHHFSQFFKAQSQEKQEHAEKLLKFQNQRGGRVLLQDVKKPERDEWSNGLQAMQVALDLEKNVNQSLLDLHQLATAQTDPHVEIIKRLGDYITNLKRLGAPENGLGEYLFDRLSLEDSS from the exons ATGGCTTCCCAGGTTTGTCAAAACTATCACCAGGATTGTGAAGCTGCTGTTAACAAGCAGATTAACCTGGAGCTCACTGCCTCCTATCTCTATCAGTCTTTG ATGTCGTACTTTGACCGGGATGATGTTgccctgcaccatttctcccagttCTTCAAAGCTCAGTCCCAGGAGAAGCAGGAACATGCAGAGAAGCTGCTGAAATTCCAGAATCAGCGTGGAGGCAGAGTCCTCCTCCAGGATGTGAAG AAGCCAGAGAGGGATGAGTGGAGTAACGGTCTTCAGGCAATGCAGGTTGCCCTGGATCTGGAGAAGAATGTGAACCAGAGTTTGCTGGATCTACACCAACTCGCCActgcccagactgaccctcat gttgagatcATCAAGCGACTTGGGGACTACATCACCAACCTGAAGCGTCTGGGAGCCCCTGAGAATGGGCTGGGAGagtacctgtttgacaggctcTCACTGGAGGACAGCAGTTAG
- the LOC140489064 gene encoding ferritin, middle subunit-like, whose translation MASQVCQNYHQDCEAAVNKQINLELTASYVYQSLMSYFDRDDVALHHFSQFFKAQSQEKQEHAEKLLKFQNQRGGRILLQDVKKPERDEWGNGLQAMQVALDLEKNVNQSLLDLHQLATAQTDPHMSYFDRDDVALHHFSQFFKAQSQEKQEHAEKLLKFQNQRGGRVLLQDVKKPERDEWGNGLQAMQVALDLEKNVNQSLLDLHQLATAQTDPHLCDFLETHYLDEEVEIIKRLGDYITNLKRLGAPENGLGEYLFDRLSLEDSS comes from the exons ATGGCTTCCCAGGTTTGTCAAAACTATCACCAGGATTGTGAAGCTGCTGTTAACAAGCAGATTAACCTGGAGCTCACTGCCTCCTATGTCTATCAGTCTTTG ATGTCGTACTTTGACCGGGATGATGTTgccctgcaccatttctcccagttCTTCAAAGCTCAGTCCCAGGAGAAGCAGGAACATGCAGAGAAGCTGCTGAAATTCCAGAATCAGCGTGGAGGCAGAATCCTCCTCCAGGATGTGAAG AAGCCAGAGAGGGATGAGTGGGGTAACGGTCTGCAGGCAATGCAGGTTGCCCTGGATCTGGAGAAGAATGTGAACCAGAGTTTGCTGGATCTACACCAACTCGCCActgcccagactgaccctcat ATGTCGTACTTTGACCGGGATGATGTTgccctgcaccatttctcccagttCTTCAAAGCTCAGTCCCAGGAGAAGCAGGAACATGCAGAGAAGCTGCTGAAATTCCAGAATCAGCGTGGAGGCAGAGTCCTCCTCCAGGATGTGAAG AAGCCAGAGAGGGATGAGTGGGGTAACGGTCTGCAGGCAATGCAGGTTGCCCTGGATCTGGAGAAGAATGTGAACCAGAGTTTGCTGGATCTACACCAACTCGCCActgcccagactgaccctcat CTGTGTGACTTCCTGGAGACTCACtatttggatgaggaggttgagatcATCAAGCGACTTGGGGACTACATCACCAACCTGAAGCGTCTGGGAGCCCCTGAGAATGGGCTGGGAGagtacctgtttgacaggctcTCACTGGAGGACAGCAGTTAG
- the LOC140489065 gene encoding ferritin, middle subunit-like, with protein MASQVCQNYHQDCEAAVNKQINLELTASYLYQSLMSYFDRDDVALHHFSQFFKAQSQEKQEHAEKLLKFQNQRGGRVLLQDVKKPERDEWGNGLQAMQVALDLEKNVNQSLLDLHQLATAQTDPHLCDFLETHYLDEEVEIIKLLGDYITNLKRLGAPENGLGEYLFDRLSLEDSS; from the exons ATGGCTTCCCAGGTTTGTCAAAACTATCACCAGGACTGTGAAGCTGCTGTTAACAAGCAGATTAACTTGGAGCTCACTGCCTCCTATCTCTATCAGTCTTTG ATGTCGTACTTTGACCGGGATGATGTTgccctgcaccatttctcccagttCTTCAAAGCTCAGTCCCAGGAGAAGCAGGAACATGCAGAGAAGCTGCTGAAATTCCAGAATCAGCGTGGAGGCAGAGTCCTCCTCCAGGATGTGAAG AAGCCAGAGAGGGATGAGTGGGGTAACGGTCTGCAGGCAATGCAGGTTGCCCTGGATCTGGAGAAGAATGTGAACCAGAGTTTGCTGGATCTACACCAACTCGCCActgcccagactgaccctcat ctgtgtgacttcctggagactcactatttggatgaggaggttgagatcATCAAGCTACTTGGGGACTACATCACCAACCTGAAGCGTCTGGGAGCCCCTGAGAATGGGCTGGGAGagtacctgtttgacaggctcTCACTGGAGGACAGCAGTTAG